A window from Amblyomma americanum isolate KBUSLIRL-KWMA chromosome 7, ASM5285725v1, whole genome shotgun sequence encodes these proteins:
- the LOC144098900 gene encoding adrenodoxin-like protein 2, mitochondrial, protein MSLFFRVGLTKFPVTRRTHLLASLLGLHGPSALTSTRCLTTTFPVRKKETFDVTFIRENGEKVSAVGKVGDSLLDVIINNHLDFDGFGACEGTLACSTCHLIFKPEDFKRLKETPSDEELDMLDLAYALCETSRLGCQVYLTKELSGMEIKVPAGVNDARGADT, encoded by the exons ATGTCGCTGTTTTTTCGGGTAGGATTAACGAAGTTTCCAGTTACACGGAGAACGCATCTATTGGCAAGTTTACTGGGCTTACATGGACCATCGGCGCTCACATCAACCCGGTGCCTCACAACCACGTTTCccgtcagaaaaaaagaaac TTTTGACGTGACATTCATCCGAGAAAATGGCGAGAAGGTCAGCGCAGTGGGAAAAGTAGGAGACAGTCTCCTGGACGTCATTATTAACAACCACCTTGACTTTGATGGTTTCG GCGCCTGCGAAGGCACGCTGGCTTGCTCTACCTGCCACTTGATATTTAAACCGGAGGACTTCAAGAGGCTCAAGGAGACTCCTTCAGACGAGGAACTGGACATGCTGGACCTTGCCTACGCACTGTGTGAAAC gTCCAGACTTGGCTGTCAAGTGTACTTGACCAAAGAACTGAGTGGCATGGAGATCAAAGTACCTGCTGGTGTCAACGATGCCAGGGGTGCAGACACATGA